The Chryseobacterium indicum genome contains a region encoding:
- the secA gene encoding preprotein translocase subunit SecA, which translates to MSFLNKVLKGFLGDKKAQDLKEVKKVVTKIKAVEPAIQQLSDDGLRDKTAEFKENIKSATSKITAQIEQIQEQIKNSKNVDEKEALFSKIESLKKESYEIEEKVLSQILPEVFALVKETARRWAQNGEIRVTASDWDRQLAAAGKDFVEIQGDQAVWKNSWDAAGTPVNWDMVHYDVQFIGGVILHSGKIAEMATGEGKTLVGTLPIFLNALPGRGVHVVTVNDYLAKRDSAWMGPLYQFHGMSIDCIDNHQPNSDGRRKAYNSDITYGTNNEFGFDYLRDNMVTSPSELVQRELNFAIVDEVDSVLVDDARTPLIISGPVPQGDRQEFDVLKPSIDRIVEVQKKTVSTIFNEAKKLIAAGNTKEGGFKLLQAYRGLPKSRQLIKFLSESGNRALLQKVEAQYMQDNNRDMPIVDKDLYFVIEEKNNQVDLTDKGVEYMSQGNSDPNFFVLPDIGTEIAELEAKNLSKEEEFEAKERLFSDFAEKSERVHTMSQLLKAYTLFEKDDEYVVIDGEVKIVDEQTGRIMEGRRYSDGLHQAIEAKENVKIEAATQTFATITLQNYFRMYNKLAGMTGTAETEAGELWEIYKLDVVVIPTNRPILRHDKQDLVYKTNREKYNAVIEEVEKLTAAGRPVLVGTTSVEISQLLSKALQLRKIPHQVLNAKLHKKEAEIVAGAGQPGVVTIATNMAGRGTDIKLSKEVKEAGGLAIIGTERHDSRRVDRQLRGRAGRQGDPGSSQFYVSLEDNLMRLFGSERIAKMMDRMGHKEGEVIQHSMISKSIERAQKKVEENNFGTRKRLLEYDDVMNKQRDVIYKRRKNALFGDHLKYDITNMIFDVANSIAAKGKATGSYKDFEYEIIKTFTMESPVSENDFKNKTVQDLTNILFKAAQEDYQMKLNLLKEKSFPIIENVYQNQGSMFRMIQVPFTDGHKTMTIVTDLKEAYETQCDSLINDFEKNITLSIIDENWKLHLREMDDLRRSSQGAVYEQKDPLVIYKQESFHLFSEMIDKLNKEIISFLYKGEIPA; encoded by the coding sequence ATGAGTTTTTTAAACAAAGTTCTAAAAGGGTTTTTGGGAGACAAAAAAGCGCAGGACCTAAAAGAAGTAAAAAAAGTTGTAACAAAAATCAAAGCTGTTGAACCCGCTATTCAGCAATTGTCTGATGACGGTTTAAGAGATAAAACTGCTGAGTTTAAAGAAAATATTAAATCTGCAACCAGCAAAATCACAGCACAGATAGAACAGATCCAGGAGCAGATCAAAAATTCGAAAAACGTAGACGAAAAAGAAGCGCTTTTCTCGAAGATTGAGTCTCTGAAAAAAGAATCATACGAAATTGAAGAAAAAGTTCTGAGCCAGATTCTTCCTGAAGTTTTCGCTTTGGTGAAAGAAACAGCAAGAAGATGGGCACAAAACGGAGAAATCCGTGTAACAGCTTCAGACTGGGACAGACAACTGGCTGCCGCAGGAAAAGATTTCGTGGAAATTCAGGGCGATCAGGCAGTCTGGAAAAACTCATGGGACGCTGCAGGAACTCCTGTAAACTGGGATATGGTACACTATGATGTACAGTTCATCGGTGGGGTAATTCTTCACAGCGGAAAAATTGCTGAGATGGCAACCGGAGAAGGTAAAACTTTGGTAGGTACGCTTCCAATTTTCTTAAATGCACTTCCGGGAAGAGGAGTTCACGTAGTAACGGTAAACGACTATCTTGCGAAAAGAGACTCGGCGTGGATGGGACCATTATACCAATTCCACGGAATGAGCATTGACTGTATCGATAATCACCAGCCAAACTCAGACGGAAGAAGAAAAGCATACAATTCAGATATTACCTACGGAACGAATAATGAATTCGGTTTCGATTATCTGAGAGACAACATGGTAACTTCACCTTCAGAACTGGTACAAAGAGAACTGAACTTTGCGATCGTGGATGAGGTAGACTCTGTATTGGTAGATGATGCAAGAACACCGTTAATTATTTCAGGTCCGGTTCCGCAGGGAGACAGACAGGAATTTGATGTTCTTAAACCTTCTATCGACAGAATTGTTGAAGTTCAGAAAAAAACAGTTTCCACTATATTTAATGAAGCGAAAAAATTAATCGCTGCAGGGAATACAAAAGAAGGAGGATTTAAATTGCTTCAGGCTTACAGAGGTCTTCCTAAGAGTAGACAATTAATTAAATTCTTATCGGAAAGCGGAAACCGTGCATTGCTTCAGAAAGTAGAAGCGCAGTATATGCAGGACAACAACCGCGATATGCCGATTGTAGATAAAGATCTTTACTTCGTTATTGAAGAAAAAAACAATCAGGTTGACCTTACAGACAAAGGTGTTGAATACATGTCTCAAGGAAACTCTGATCCTAACTTCTTCGTACTTCCGGACATCGGAACTGAAATCGCAGAACTGGAAGCTAAAAATTTATCTAAAGAAGAAGAATTCGAAGCGAAAGAAAGACTTTTCTCTGATTTTGCAGAAAAATCTGAAAGAGTTCACACGATGAGCCAGTTGCTGAAAGCGTATACATTATTTGAAAAAGACGATGAATATGTGGTTATTGACGGTGAAGTAAAAATCGTTGATGAACAGACTGGTCGTATCATGGAAGGAAGACGTTATTCAGACGGTCTTCACCAGGCGATTGAAGCGAAAGAAAATGTAAAAATCGAAGCTGCAACGCAGACTTTTGCAACCATTACCCTTCAGAATTATTTCCGTATGTACAATAAACTTGCGGGGATGACGGGTACTGCGGAAACAGAAGCTGGCGAGCTTTGGGAGATTTATAAATTAGATGTAGTGGTAATTCCTACCAACCGTCCGATTTTAAGACATGACAAACAGGATTTGGTTTACAAAACCAACAGAGAAAAATACAATGCTGTAATTGAAGAGGTTGAAAAACTGACGGCAGCAGGAAGACCTGTTCTGGTAGGTACAACTTCTGTTGAAATTTCACAGTTATTATCAAAAGCCCTTCAGTTAAGAAAAATTCCGCATCAGGTTCTGAACGCGAAGCTTCACAAAAAAGAAGCGGAAATTGTTGCCGGAGCAGGACAACCGGGTGTTGTAACCATTGCAACCAACATGGCAGGTCGTGGTACGGATATCAAGCTTTCTAAGGAAGTAAAAGAAGCAGGAGGTCTGGCAATCATCGGTACAGAAAGACACGATTCAAGACGTGTTGACAGACAGTTGAGAGGTAGAGCAGGAAGACAGGGAGATCCGGGAAGTTCTCAGTTCTATGTTTCTCTGGAAGATAACTTAATGCGTTTATTCGGTTCTGAAAGAATTGCAAAAATGATGGACAGAATGGGACATAAAGAAGGTGAAGTAATTCAGCATTCCATGATCTCAAAATCCATCGAAAGAGCGCAGAAAAAAGTAGAGGAAAACAACTTCGGAACAAGAAAAAGACTTCTTGAGTACGATGATGTAATGAACAAGCAGCGTGACGTTATCTATAAAAGAAGAAAGAACGCTTTGTTCGGAGATCACCTGAAGTATGATATCACCAATATGATCTTTGATGTGGCAAATTCTATTGCTGCGAAAGGAAAAGCGACAGGAAGCTATAAAGATTTCGAATACGAAATCATCAAAACATTTACGATGGAATCTCCGGTTTCCGAGAATGATTTCAAGAATAAAACAGTTCAGGATTTAACGAACATTTTATTTAAAGCAGCTCAGGAAGATTATCAGATGAAACTGAACTTGCTGAAAGAAAAATCGTTCCCGATTATCGAGAACGTTTATCAGAATCAGGGTTCGATGTTTAGAATGATTCAGGTTCCGTTTACAGACGGTCATAAAACAATGACGATCGTAACCGATCTTAAAGAAGCTTATGAAACGCAGTGCGACAGCTTAATCAACGATTTTGAAAAGAACATCACGTTATCCATCATCGATGAAAACTGGAAGCTTCACCTTCGTGAAATGGACGATTTAAGAAGATCTTCTCAGGGAGCTGTTTACGAGCAGAAAGATCCGTTAGTAATCTACAAGCAGGAATCTTTCCACTTATTCAGCGAAATGATTGATAAATTAAACAAAGAGATTATCTCATTCTTATACAAAGGTGAAATTCCTGCATAA
- a CDS encoding DUF2795 domain-containing protein encodes MYWTLELASYLSDAPWPMTKAELIDYAIRTGAPMEVVENLQAIEDEGEIYDAIDEIWSDYPTDEDYLWNEDEY; translated from the coding sequence ATGTACTGGACATTAGAATTAGCTTCATACTTAAGTGACGCACCTTGGCCAATGACTAAAGCAGAGCTTATCGACTATGCAATCAGAACTGGTGCACCAATGGAAGTGGTAGAAAATCTTCAGGCAATCGAAGATGAAGGAGAAATTTATGACGCGATCGACGAGATCTGGAGCGATTATCCTACGGACGAAGATTATCTTTGGAACGAAGACGAATATTAA
- a CDS encoding GDP-mannose 4,6-dehydratase: MNYLVTGGSGFIGSHLTEQLLKKGHSVINIDNFDDFYSYQIKIQNTLDAIQHFSDFEYLEKEKDIEKLISVSESENYRLYYQDIRDKKGLEAIFTHHKIDAVIHLAALAGVRPSIERPLEYEEVNIRGTMNLWELCKDFNINKFVCASSSSVYGNNEKIPFSETDNVDNPISPYAATKKCGEILGHVYHDLYKIDMIQLRFFTVYGPRQRPDLAIHKFTKLISEDQEIPFYGDGTTARDYTYIDDVVDGILKSIRYLENHSDVYEIINLGESEVINLNEMLSTIEKTLEKSAIRKNLPMQPGDVLKTNADITKARTLIGYEPDTNFQNGIKKFVEWFLRK, encoded by the coding sequence ATGAATTATCTTGTAACCGGAGGAAGCGGTTTTATTGGTTCCCACCTTACCGAACAATTATTAAAAAAAGGACATTCTGTCATAAACATTGACAATTTTGATGATTTCTATAGCTATCAGATAAAAATTCAGAATACTTTAGACGCTATACAGCATTTTTCGGATTTTGAGTATTTAGAAAAAGAGAAAGATATTGAAAAACTGATTTCAGTTTCAGAATCAGAAAATTACAGATTGTATTATCAGGATATCCGCGATAAAAAAGGACTGGAAGCAATATTTACCCATCATAAAATAGATGCTGTTATTCACCTTGCTGCACTTGCGGGAGTGCGTCCATCCATAGAAAGACCTCTGGAATACGAAGAAGTCAACATCCGCGGAACCATGAATCTTTGGGAACTCTGTAAAGATTTCAATATCAATAAATTTGTCTGCGCTTCCTCATCAAGCGTTTACGGGAATAACGAAAAAATTCCTTTTTCTGAAACCGACAATGTAGACAATCCTATTTCTCCGTATGCAGCAACCAAAAAATGCGGTGAAATTTTAGGACACGTTTATCACGATTTATACAAAATAGATATGATCCAGCTCAGGTTTTTCACGGTTTACGGACCAAGACAAAGACCAGATCTTGCCATTCATAAATTCACAAAATTAATTTCCGAAGATCAGGAAATCCCTTTCTACGGAGACGGAACCACCGCGAGAGATTACACTTATATTGATGATGTTGTTGACGGTATTTTAAAATCAATCCGCTATCTGGAAAACCATTCAGACGTTTATGAAATCATTAATCTCGGTGAAAGCGAAGTGATTAATTTAAACGAAATGCTTTCCACGATAGAAAAGACTTTGGAAAAATCTGCCATCCGCAAAAATCTGCCAATGCAGCCCGGCGATGTCCTGAAAACCAATGCCGATATTACCAAAGCAAGGACATTAATTGGCTACGAACCTGACACAAACTTCCAAAATGGCATAAAAAAATTTGTGGAATGGTTTTTGAGAAAATGA
- a CDS encoding DUF2797 domain-containing protein, whose amino-acid sequence MQFQGQILKMTSFNDEPIQYYLNLSGDLIHMNELFGKELTIKHTGYQCVNCGENKPIYRMGFCKNCFFESPYASDTIIRPELSTAHLGIAERDLDIEKEIQLQPHTVYLAYTGEVKVGVTRNTQIPTRWIDQGATFALPIARTENRYEAGMIEVALKQHVADKTSWKKMLQDDFEDEIDLADFQQKIKEYFPEDFQKFYSEGENLWRFDYPFEKPEKVTSFTLDKRPEYTGKLTGIKGQYLGFDGGEFINVRGHEGYVIELTVKN is encoded by the coding sequence ATGCAGTTTCAGGGGCAAATTTTAAAGATGACGAGCTTCAACGATGAGCCGATCCAATATTATCTCAATCTTTCCGGTGATCTTATCCACATGAACGAACTTTTCGGAAAAGAACTTACCATTAAACATACAGGTTACCAATGCGTAAACTGTGGCGAAAATAAACCGATTTACAGAATGGGCTTCTGCAAAAACTGCTTCTTTGAAAGTCCTTATGCAAGCGATACCATCATTCGTCCTGAACTTTCCACAGCGCATCTGGGAATTGCGGAACGGGATTTGGATATAGAAAAGGAAATTCAGTTACAGCCACATACCGTTTATCTTGCGTACACCGGAGAAGTAAAAGTAGGGGTTACGAGAAATACGCAGATTCCTACAAGATGGATCGATCAGGGTGCCACATTTGCACTGCCGATTGCCAGAACGGAAAACCGATATGAAGCGGGAATGATAGAAGTTGCTTTGAAGCAGCATGTTGCCGATAAAACAAGCTGGAAGAAAATGCTTCAGGATGATTTTGAAGACGAGATAGATCTTGCCGATTTTCAGCAGAAGATAAAAGAATATTTTCCTGAAGATTTCCAGAAGTTCTACAGTGAAGGAGAAAATCTGTGGAGATTTGATTATCCGTTTGAAAAACCTGAAAAAGTAACATCTTTCACCCTTGATAAAAGACCTGAATATACAGGAAAATTGACAGGAATTAAAGGGCAGTATTTAGGTTTCGACGGAGGCGAGTTTATTAACGTAAGAGGACATGAAGGGTATGTAATTGAATTGACTGTTAAAAATTAA